From Solidesulfovibrio carbinoliphilus subsp. oakridgensis, the proteins below share one genomic window:
- the nuoE gene encoding NADH-quinone oxidoreductase subunit NuoE — protein MALPKELVADLSGMVATAERTREAAIDVMYALQRHYGYLCDEAMEYAARLLGMTTLELESLATFYDFLYRRPVGRYVIHVCDSVVCWMFHQDSIFDYLCRTLGVPPGGTTEDGLFTVLPAACIGNCHNAPTMLINGRFYDRLHPEKINAILDELRAQTTEEDIRCK, from the coding sequence ATGGCACTTCCCAAAGAACTTGTGGCCGACCTCAGCGGCATGGTGGCCACGGCCGAGCGGACCCGCGAGGCCGCCATCGACGTCATGTACGCCCTGCAGCGCCACTACGGCTACCTGTGCGACGAGGCCATGGAATACGCGGCCAGGCTTCTCGGCATGACCACGCTCGAACTCGAATCCCTGGCCACCTTCTACGACTTTCTCTACCGCCGGCCGGTCGGGCGCTACGTCATCCACGTCTGCGACTCGGTGGTCTGCTGGATGTTCCACCAGGACTCCATTTTCGACTACCTCTGCCGCACCTTGGGCGTCCCCCCGGGCGGCACCACCGAGGACGGCCTTTTTACGGTGCTGCCGGCGGCCTGCATCGGCAACTGCCACAACGCCCCGACCATGCTCATAAACGGCCGCTTCTACGACCGGCTGCACCCGGAGAAGATCAACGCCATCCTGGACGAACTGCGGGCCCAAACCACCGAGGAGGACATCCGGTGCAAGTGA
- a CDS encoding complex I 51 kDa subunit family protein, protein MQVTPPLVLFKNRHYGRPTTFDEYRAGGGYEALFATIGKRTPAEVTQIVLDADLRGRGGAGFPAGRKWQGIPAGYVGPRYVVVNTDEMEPGTFKDRVLVNVDPHLVIEGIILCAYAVSATLGICFIRPSYEADARLLERETQVARNNGLLGKNILGSDFSFDIHIHRSAGRYICGEASAQIKAISGLRPNPRKGGPRTSVKGLWDCPTIVNNLETLANLPGIVANGPAWFKGLAHSETGSGTKLFSVSGRVVRPDCYELPIGTPLREIIFDHAGGMPPGRVIKAVIPGGASSPFMPEKYLDLQMDFEPMRKAGQRLGTASIIVFDQNTCLVGATLNLMEFFARESCGWCTPCREGLPYVRDLLRLIEGGEGREEHIDMIKDMGKAMLSAYCAFAPGAAEPLLSLFTHFEAEVREHLRQKRCPFGNPPPALRGKACGTRPANFGPTLCPEDQCPI, encoded by the coding sequence GTGCAAGTGACCCCGCCGCTGGTGCTGTTCAAAAACCGCCACTACGGCCGGCCGACCACCTTTGACGAATACAGGGCCGGCGGCGGCTACGAAGCGCTTTTTGCCACCATCGGCAAGCGCACCCCGGCCGAGGTCACCCAGATCGTCCTCGACGCGGACCTGCGCGGCCGGGGCGGGGCGGGATTCCCGGCCGGGCGCAAGTGGCAGGGCATCCCGGCCGGCTACGTCGGCCCGCGCTACGTGGTGGTCAACACCGACGAGATGGAACCCGGCACCTTCAAGGACCGGGTGCTGGTCAATGTGGACCCGCATCTGGTCATCGAAGGGATCATCCTGTGCGCCTACGCGGTTTCGGCCACCCTTGGCATCTGCTTCATCCGGCCGTCCTACGAGGCCGACGCCCGGCTGCTCGAGCGCGAAACGCAGGTGGCCCGGAACAACGGACTTCTCGGCAAAAACATCCTGGGCTCGGATTTTTCCTTCGACATCCACATCCACCGGAGCGCCGGCCGCTACATATGCGGCGAGGCCTCGGCCCAGATCAAGGCCATTTCGGGCCTTCGCCCCAATCCCAGGAAGGGCGGCCCGCGCACCAGCGTCAAGGGGCTGTGGGACTGCCCGACCATCGTCAACAACCTGGAGACGCTGGCCAACCTGCCCGGCATCGTTGCCAACGGCCCGGCCTGGTTCAAGGGGCTCGCCCACTCGGAAACCGGCTCCGGAACCAAGCTTTTTTCCGTCTCGGGTCGGGTGGTCCGGCCGGATTGCTACGAGCTGCCGATCGGCACGCCGCTGCGGGAAATCATCTTCGACCACGCCGGCGGCATGCCGCCCGGACGGGTCATCAAAGCCGTCATCCCGGGCGGGGCCTCCTCGCCGTTCATGCCCGAGAAGTACCTTGACCTGCAGATGGATTTCGAACCCATGCGCAAGGCCGGCCAGCGGCTCGGCACGGCCTCGATCATAGTCTTCGACCAGAACACCTGCCTGGTCGGGGCCACGCTCAATCTGATGGAATTTTTCGCCCGCGAGTCCTGCGGCTGGTGCACCCCGTGCCGGGAGGGCCTGCCCTACGTACGCGACCTGCTGCGCCTGATTGAGGGCGGCGAGGGCCGGGAAGAGCACATCGACATGATCAAGGACATGGGCAAGGCCATGCTGTCCGCCTACTGCGCCTTCGCCCCGGGCGCGGCCGAACCGCTTTTGAGCCTTTTCACCCACTTCGAGGCCGAGGTCCGCGAGCACCTGCGCCAGAAGCGGTGTCCCTTCGGCAACCCCCCGCCCGCCCTTCGCGGCAAGGCCTGCGGCACCCGGCCCGCCAACTTCGGCCCGACGCTGTGTCCGGAGGACCAATGCCCGATCTGA
- a CDS encoding NADH-quinone oxidoreductase subunit B/C/D, protein MAQGRVGLGRGGGPVTEPLDALFRPTDHIINWARKNSIWPFFFGLSCCFVEEATAWGPRYDIARYGSEVFRGSPRQADVLIVSGTLFTKVAPVALRLYEQMSDPKWVISMGSCSNSGGMYDVYSVVQGTDQILPVDVYIPGCPPRPEALFDGLLLLQKKIAAGEKPTRPVLHLSGGNEGGRRDFLVEDVSKSRDTRGPGYAGIPIRGTAATEPRFWGSRAEIMWTPPAPRTTLRPDQQVVAADLAAVFGPDITLTPDAGDMPTYVVAPSRIIEVLAHLKHKAPTRFERLEDLTAIDETARRDRPGHDATVVYTLTSLSTPGMVRLSCPLPTRDAAIDTATGLWPSADWYEREAAEMFGLSFTGHPDPRRLLTHRDWTGHPLRKEYEGRATGRAPFLRADCARLEPVDAREILGKRADAGDYLLNFGPHHYATHGIFRYVLAMRGERIKALGMDIGYHHRGVEKIGERQTWHQFIPYTDRVDYLSGVANNLSYVTAVETLAGITVPPRAAYARVMLSELFRISNHLMYFGTFLQDLGMMSPIFYALREREMVLDIIETITGGRLHPAWLRIGGMAADLPEGWKDMVDAFVRIFPGRLKEYHAGVTKNPILKARCQGVGCIAAADAVDWGMTGPNLRATGVSFDRRKTMPYGAYADFDFDVPTRDAGDCYARYLVRMDEMRESLRIVEQAAARMPSGRWLSEDVRYSLPQKSEALNDIESLIHHFVNVTRGPRLPAGQAYAATEAPRGEQGYYVVSDGGCHAYRMRIRTPGFANIQTLPLIAEGLRIADFVAVLASFDYILPDIDR, encoded by the coding sequence CTGGCGCAAGGGCGGGTTGGACTGGGACGAGGAGGAGGGCCTGTGACGGAACCGCTCGATGCCCTGTTTCGGCCCACGGATCACATCATTAATTGGGCCCGCAAAAACAGCATCTGGCCCTTTTTCTTCGGCCTGTCCTGCTGCTTCGTGGAAGAGGCCACGGCCTGGGGGCCGCGCTACGACATCGCCCGCTACGGCTCGGAAGTCTTCCGGGGCTCGCCCCGGCAGGCCGACGTGCTCATCGTCTCGGGCACCCTGTTCACCAAGGTGGCGCCGGTGGCCCTTCGCCTCTACGAGCAGATGAGCGACCCCAAGTGGGTCATCTCCATGGGCTCGTGCAGCAATTCCGGCGGCATGTACGACGTCTACTCCGTGGTCCAGGGCACGGACCAGATCCTGCCCGTGGACGTCTACATCCCGGGCTGCCCGCCCCGGCCGGAAGCCCTGTTCGACGGCCTGCTGCTGCTGCAAAAAAAGATCGCGGCCGGGGAGAAGCCGACCCGGCCGGTGCTGCACCTGTCCGGCGGCAACGAAGGCGGACGTCGCGACTTCCTGGTCGAGGACGTGAGCAAATCCCGGGACACGCGCGGTCCCGGCTACGCCGGCATCCCCATCCGGGGCACGGCCGCCACCGAACCTCGCTTTTGGGGTTCCCGGGCCGAAATCATGTGGACGCCGCCGGCGCCCCGAACGACGCTGCGGCCCGACCAGCAGGTGGTGGCCGCGGATCTGGCCGCCGTGTTCGGCCCGGACATCACGCTTACGCCCGATGCCGGCGACATGCCGACCTACGTGGTGGCCCCGTCGCGGATCATCGAAGTCCTCGCCCACTTGAAGCACAAGGCCCCGACCCGGTTCGAGCGCCTGGAAGACCTGACCGCCATCGACGAGACGGCCCGCCGGGACCGGCCGGGCCACGACGCCACGGTGGTCTACACCCTGACCTCGCTGTCCACGCCCGGCATGGTCCGGCTCTCCTGTCCGCTGCCGACCCGGGACGCGGCCATCGACACGGCGACGGGCCTGTGGCCCTCGGCCGACTGGTACGAGCGCGAGGCGGCCGAGATGTTCGGCCTCTCCTTCACGGGCCATCCGGACCCCAGGCGGCTTTTGACCCACCGCGACTGGACGGGCCATCCCCTGCGCAAGGAGTACGAGGGCCGGGCCACCGGCCGGGCCCCGTTCCTCCGGGCCGACTGCGCCCGCCTGGAACCGGTGGACGCCCGGGAGATCCTCGGCAAGCGGGCCGACGCCGGGGATTATCTGCTTAATTTCGGGCCCCACCACTACGCCACCCACGGCATCTTCCGCTATGTCCTGGCCATGCGCGGCGAGCGCATAAAAGCCCTTGGCATGGACATCGGCTACCACCACCGGGGCGTGGAGAAGATCGGCGAGCGCCAGACCTGGCACCAGTTCATCCCCTACACCGACCGGGTGGACTACCTCTCCGGCGTGGCCAACAACCTGTCCTACGTGACCGCCGTGGAGACCCTGGCCGGGATCACCGTGCCGCCCCGGGCGGCCTACGCCCGGGTCATGCTGTCGGAGCTCTTTCGCATCTCCAACCACCTCATGTATTTCGGCACCTTTCTCCAGGACCTCGGCATGATGAGCCCCATCTTCTACGCTCTGCGAGAGCGCGAGATGGTCCTCGACATCATCGAGACCATAACCGGCGGCCGGCTCCATCCGGCCTGGCTGCGCATCGGCGGCATGGCGGCGGACCTGCCCGAGGGCTGGAAGGACATGGTGGACGCGTTCGTCAGGATCTTCCCGGGCCGGCTCAAGGAATACCACGCCGGGGTGACCAAAAACCCGATCCTCAAGGCCCGGTGCCAGGGGGTCGGCTGCATCGCGGCCGCCGACGCCGTGGACTGGGGCATGACGGGCCCGAACCTCCGGGCCACGGGCGTGTCCTTCGACCGGCGCAAGACGATGCCCTACGGCGCCTACGCGGACTTCGATTTCGACGTGCCGACCCGGGACGCGGGCGACTGCTATGCCCGCTATCTCGTGCGCATGGACGAGATGCGGGAAAGCCTTCGCATCGTCGAGCAGGCGGCCGCCCGGATGCCGTCCGGCCGGTGGCTCTCGGAAGACGTCCGCTACAGCCTGCCCCAGAAGTCCGAGGCCCTTAACGACATCGAAAGCCTTATCCACCATTTCGTGAACGTCACCCGGGGCCCGCGCCTGCCGGCCGGCCAGGCCTATGCCGCGACGGAAGCCCCGCGCGGGGAGCAGGGCTATTACGTCGTGTCCGACGGCGGCTGCCACGCCTACCGCATGCGCATCCGCACCCCGGGCTTCGCCAACATCCAGACCCTGCCGCTGATCGCCGAGGGTCTGCGCATTGCGGATTTCGTGGCCGTCCTGGCCTCCTTCGACTACATCCTGCCGGATATCGACCGATGA